The genomic DNA CCCGCCTTTTATGCCAACGAAGACCCAACCGTACATTGTGGGCAATCGGATTGAATCCAGAGGAATTGGCAAGGTAGAAAGCACAATGAAAGTCAGTCATGATTGCGAGCTGCTTGCGGTAGCTGTGGGAGCATCCTTTTATGAGTCCAGCGATTATTGGAACCTGTATGTGGGGGATAAGCTGGTATGCCAACGTATCTTCACGAAGGATCTGCCTGAAGGGATGTATTTTACAGCCGTTATTCCTTGTCCGACAGGGACTGAATTTCGTTTTGAGTTTTTTAATGAAGGCGGCAGGAACAAGGATATATGGGTGAATTATCAAATGCTTCAATAGAAAGGAGGTGAAACATCATGCCAGATGATAGTCCTTGGCTGGAAATGCTCGTTAACGAGGATCAGCTATTGAGCCAAATCGTTACCCTGTGCTCTCAAAATGGATGGGATATTGTGGATGAATTTCATAAGGTCGTCTATTCGAGCCGACTGTCCAAACCCACGATTCAGCGCTTCTCTCTTCCACTCGTCAATTCCTATGTAGATATTCCCAAGCTTGCGCATAAGGGTAACTACTTTGTGTATTTGGATGGCGAGCTTATGCCTTCTTCCTATTATTCAGCAGAAGAGAAAAAGGATGACGGACAACGTATTAGCTTTGCGCCAGAGGTTTCAGGAGAGGTGGTTGTTTATTATAGCGACCTGAACGGCTCAGAGGAGTTTGAATTTGTTGTAGCCAAGCATTATATTTTGCGAAATGTATCGGGGCATCTTTTTGGCATGGCTATGCTGGGAAGTGTGAAGGAAAAGCTGCACAATACAGGCTCAAAAATCCCGTTTGCTATTCGCAGGAACCATGCCGGCTGGGGAACACAGCTGGAGCCGCAATCTGACGGTATATTCTCTTGGGCTGTCCAGAAGATCGAAGAGGACAATCTGTATGAGCGTCATACGATGTATTTTTATCAATTGGAAAAGTTCGTGAATACGAGCAGAATGATTGTAGGCTGGGAACAACCTGCTGATTTTAAAAGGCTCGCTTTGGATGTGGAGATTCAATCTTCTATGTGGGGGCTGCACGATGAGACCCAGGCGCTTCAGTTGATGATCACGCATCAATTCCCTCAATTTTACCAATCTCCTTACGTCGCTTCGCGGACACGTATTCCGCAACTGGATCGCTATGAACAGGTAGCCTCCATGAATGTGAAATTTACGAACTGGTGGCAGGACAGCAAGGTCCAGCTTAGAGGCTACGTGGATGGAAAGTCTGCCATGCTGGTTTTGCTGGCAGATACAGCACCTGCCTGGGAGCGTAATGCAGTACCTTCGATTCCGATTTATATGGGCGATTTTGATATCAAGGGCAATACCCATTCGATAATGAACGAGAGTTGCGTTTTTGAATTGAATGGCGGTGAGGAATCTCGCAAAGCAACCTTTTTCTCGGATAGTCCAATGGTTCATATCGGGTCGACGATGAAGGTATGGTTATCAGGAGAGGTGGCTGCGGAATCAAACTATATTTCTCTACGTATTGCAGGTCAGGAGCTTGTAAAGCTACGAACCACGGAAGCCCACACCCCCGTCCAGTCCAGAGATCAGGCAGAGTATCTTGGAGAGTTTTCTCTATACGGAATTGATGGTAAAAATTCATTGGATTTGGAAGTGTTCGCTTCTTCCGGAGTTAATGGTTTTAGTCCTGTTTCCGCAAGAGTCTGGGTGGAGCTTCAAATCTATACAGAAAACGCGGGTGCTACAGCCGTTCTATTCGCAGGAACTGCATTTGCAAAAGACGGTCTAAGCTTAGAGAGTGCGCTCAGTCAATCGGCCCGGTTTGACTATGATGATGCCGATCCCAAACGTCATCAGGAAGTGCTTATGCCGATGTTAAAAGAATATCCTGCTCATCCGAGTAACGGTATTGATTCTGTCATGGTCAAGAGAACAAAGTATGGTGCGCGTTATCAATCCTACTATTTTGCCTGGACTGTTCCGTCGAACAGGATGCCTCCCTTGCGGGAGGACACAACTGGAGCCAAGCACATCCGAGCCTGGAACAATAGCGATATGAGCAATGCCTATCATTATCAGTTTAATCCATCTCGATACACGGAGAAGGTACATTCTTCGAGAGCTTTATTAATCCATCCGGAAGATGGTACGCACGGAACACTACGAAATGTTATTTTACTGTCGCCCCTAACTATAATGAACGGGGATGAGCTGGAGGCCGTTGATGAATACTGCACCGATGGAGAGGGTCCTAAGCATCAGACGTATTCTTATTATCTGACAGAGGGCATATCACCATTGACCAAGCGAGCAGCGACACCTTATCGACCAGCGGGTATCGGTATTCTGAAGGCTGGAAATCTTCGAAGGCCAGAAAAACGGTTACCTATTTCGCCGCCTACGCTCGTTGTATCCCTGACTCCGTCCCATATTTCTGTCCATGCTGGGGAGGGAGTGGAATTGATGTCTTCCTATAACAAGCATTCTCCGGTATTGATCTCCAACTGGTTTGCTTCAGGTGGTGCGAATCCAGAAGGCCATACGGTGAATAACGCCCGCTTTACTTTTCATAAAGAGGGGAAGTATACCGTAACCTTTACCTTAACGAATGAGCTGGGGCAGACAGGAACGGCGACAGCGGACATTACCGTAGTTAAGTAGTAAAGAACACAATCGTAGTTCAAAGAAAGGGGAGAAACAAATGTCATTCATTGATACGACAGCAGCAGCATTTACTCCAAAAGTAACGGAAGCGGACCTACAGCCCCGTTTGGGAGAGTTGCTGGCTACCGCAGGCTGGAAAGTTGCAGCCAATTATAAAAGGGTCATCTTTGACGCCAATATTACCCATCCTTCAGATGTAGTGAGGAATTATACAAATTTCCGGATTACGGTAGCCGAGCATTTTATATATTCCAATAAGGATAATCAAAGCTTCGGTATCGCTATCGCAGGAACATGGTACCCTCGATTGGCTGATTATGTGAAGCGTCCGGATAAAGACACCTACAAGCAGTTTGGGGAATGGGCAACAAATGAATTCCGCAAATACCGACTTTCCCATACTTTATACGTGTACATGCTGGAGGATTTGAAAGGATTGAAACCGGATGGTTCGGATGTTGTACTGGCCTGGAATGATAATTCTGAGGCTGGACAGCTTCGAGCAGCGTTAGATATTGAAGTAGAGGAATCAGCCTGGAAAACAACGGCTAGCGGTCCTATGTTTACGGTGACCAAAGCAGAGGGCGCTCGTATGCAGTCTCCGATTATGCAAGCAGGTCTGCGCTACAAGCTGATGGAGTCTTATTACAACAACTCTTTTAACTACCCTGTCCAAAACACAAATTGGTGGAGTGACTCTGAAATTTCCGTGAAAGGGACTCTTTCAGACACTAATTTCTTTTTTACCATTCAGTGTGATAATGTACCAGCTCCAGAAAACAATCTGGTTCCGATCATTCCACTCTATTTTGGCAAGCTGGACCCCGTCGAGGAAGGAGATAACGTTTACGCCTTATTCGCAGGAACGGTTCCAATCAGGGATACGGTGAATGGAGTCGCTACGTATGACTTTGACGATACCACCACCAGACAACCTCATATTATGCCTTTATTAAAATCATATCCCAACTTTCCAGCTAATGGTCTGGATAATATCATGGTTAATCGCGCCAAGCTGGGTGCGAGATATCAAGCCCATTATCTTTCCTGGAATTCGCCACCTAATCTCATGCCGCCAGCTAGAACCTCTGTTGACGGTAAGAAAGATTACCCGCGAGCCTGGAATCATGCCGAAAATCCTTTGTACAAATACACTTTCAATCCTTCTCGATACAGTGGGAAGGTGCATACTTCCAAAGTATACGTTATTCATCCCGAGGAGGGTGTGCGGGGCACGTTAAAAGATGCGATCTCCTTAGCTGCCTTTTCGTTTAATGCCAACAAATTAAGAGTCAAGCGGGCCAACTGTCCTGATGAATTTGATGTATACCGTTACTTCTTGATAGAGGGAATTTCCCCACTGACCAAAAAACCGGGTACTCAATTCAGATCCGCGGGCATCGGCTTGTATGTGAACACTGTAGATGATGAAGGAAATGAAATAAAACCAACTACCCTGTAGTGTAGCTTGGAAAATCTAATCGTAGAGGTGATTGATTGTGTCGTGGTTTGATGGAGATGCTACTTTTCAACTGTTTCCGCAGGAATTGGAGAAACAATTCAATGCTCATGGCTGGAACACGTTTATTAAATACCGGGCCGTAACCGGGAACCCTAGAAATACGGCGACCAAATTCGCTGACGTTCGATTGTTCAGATCCACAGGCAGTGACGGTCAGATACGTAATTTCGGCATGGCTTTTGGTTACGGTGGAACGGTCAAACAGCCGGGAGAGATGGACTTTATCTCACAAAACTCCATGCTTGGAGAGGCACAGCGGGTACAAGGTAGTGACACGCAATTGCAGGTCGTCGTACGTCCTGTAGAGGCGGACTCGGAGATGCTGTATAAGAATGGCGTATTCGTTCAGAAGACAGAATATACCTTTGAACCTTACAGTGGCGTGTTTAAGCTAAATAAAGCTGCACTGGCAAGCGATCAATTTACCGTATCCTATGCACCTGCTGCTAATGCTCCAAGTCTGCCCAAACGTTTATTTTTCTTTACCTTCGATGATGTACGCTCGGAAAAAATTGTAGAAGCTGTAAATAACGGAGTAAGGGTAGGCGATCCTGAATCCCTTCTTCCTGACGGAAATGGAACTCGTCGAGAGTTTAAAATACCTGCTGACACGACCATCAAGGCAGGAAGCGTCCGGTTATATATTAACCAGGTAGAGGTTTCTCCTACCGATTTTACAGTTGACTACGATACCAATACGATTAAAATCCCAACCACGGTTAAGGCACCGGACGCCGGTAGTGAGCTTCACGCTTCTTATATCAGGGTGTTGGCGGGTACGGGAACAGAAATGATTAATTTCGGGGATGTGACTACCCGGAACTTTGACCCGGATTCCGGAGCAAGCTTAATGGACGCTGTATACTCCTGCATATACTATATCTATCCTTCGTTGCCTACAGCGTTGTCCTTTACTTCACTGGATAATTATACTCGCGGCTGGCAGCGTGATTCCAGCATCTATTATTGGGGGAACTTCAACAAAGACCGCATTGTCATGTTTCTGCGTCCTGACCCTACCTCGGGTCCTGAGAACACATACTTTGCACCACTTTACATTGGCAAAATGACCACGCTGGGCAAATCGCCAAGAAAAAATCACGTGCTGATTTCCGGATGCCGGGAAAAGGACGAAGTGAAATGGAAAAAGGATATGAAGCTGGGTGCCACC from Paenibacillus sp. FSL R10-2782 includes the following:
- a CDS encoding Low copy number virion structural protein, with the protein product MSSGANFASYMVGGRLDPPFMPTKTQPYIVGNRIESRGIGKVESTMKVSHDCELLAVAVGASFYESSDYWNLYVGDKLVCQRIFTKDLPEGMYFTAVIPCPTGTEFRFEFFNEGGRNKDIWVNYQMLQ
- a CDS encoding PKD domain-containing protein; protein product: MPDDSPWLEMLVNEDQLLSQIVTLCSQNGWDIVDEFHKVVYSSRLSKPTIQRFSLPLVNSYVDIPKLAHKGNYFVYLDGELMPSSYYSAEEKKDDGQRISFAPEVSGEVVVYYSDLNGSEEFEFVVAKHYILRNVSGHLFGMAMLGSVKEKLHNTGSKIPFAIRRNHAGWGTQLEPQSDGIFSWAVQKIEEDNLYERHTMYFYQLEKFVNTSRMIVGWEQPADFKRLALDVEIQSSMWGLHDETQALQLMITHQFPQFYQSPYVASRTRIPQLDRYEQVASMNVKFTNWWQDSKVQLRGYVDGKSAMLVLLADTAPAWERNAVPSIPIYMGDFDIKGNTHSIMNESCVFELNGGEESRKATFFSDSPMVHIGSTMKVWLSGEVAAESNYISLRIAGQELVKLRTTEAHTPVQSRDQAEYLGEFSLYGIDGKNSLDLEVFASSGVNGFSPVSARVWVELQIYTENAGATAVLFAGTAFAKDGLSLESALSQSARFDYDDADPKRHQEVLMPMLKEYPAHPSNGIDSVMVKRTKYGARYQSYYFAWTVPSNRMPPLREDTTGAKHIRAWNNSDMSNAYHYQFNPSRYTEKVHSSRALLIHPEDGTHGTLRNVILLSPLTIMNGDELEAVDEYCTDGEGPKHQTYSYYLTEGISPLTKRAATPYRPAGIGILKAGNLRRPEKRLPISPPTLVVSLTPSHISVHAGEGVELMSSYNKHSPVLISNWFASGGANPEGHTVNNARFTFHKEGKYTVTFTLTNELGQTGTATADITVVK